Sequence from the Candidatus Margulisiibacteriota bacterium genome:
GCAATAAGTATCTCTTTTTCTCCCGGAGGGGTCTTGGCGCTGATGCTGCTCTGGAGCGTAAAGACGCCGTCGTTGGGGGAGCCGTCGCCCCAAAGACCGTTGTCGACAAGTTTCATATTGGATAGCCTTCCCAGGCTGGATATGTCAGCCCTGACATCTTTAATATCCGTTAGTCCGTTGGGATCTTCTACCTTGACAATGAGGTCAAAAACCGATATCCCGTCGGCGTTGATCCTAGCCGGGGTTACTTTTACATACTTGATGACCGGTGCCATCGTTGCCCTGTTAAGCTGGACCAGATTGTAGCCGATCGCAACATTGAAGAGGTCTGAGATCTTCTTTTTCATGAAGTCCGTGGCGGAAAGCATAACAGCCATCTCTCCCTTGGTTATGTACTTTTCTTTCTTGTCCGGCTGCGGCGCGGCCAAAGCGGGGCCTTGAAACAGCAGCAATACGGCCAGCAGCGCCGCGGCAATTAAGACGACCGGCCTATTTCTATCTTTTAAGTTCATCAAATTTCTTCAGGATCTCCATTCCTTCGGATTCCCTTATTCCTTCCTGTGGATGGAACTTCCCGTCCGCAAACGGTTTCATCAGTCCTATCTGAGCTACAGTTTTTATGTAAGGTGCGGACCAGGAATCGGCCGGGACATCCGGGAACGGGGCTCTGTCCACTCGAGCAAGGTCAAGCGAGCGGGCCCTGACCAGCCAGACAGCCAGCTCAGCCCTGGTTATCCTTTCTTCCGCTTCAAATTCCTTTTTTGCAGGGATCTGGATCACTCCTAGCGTTGCAAGTCCTTCCAGGGTCTGTTTCTTGCTCTCGGCCTTGGCCTTTTTCTGCTCCACGGCCTGTTTTTCTTTTTCCAGGCGCTCCTGCCTTGCAAGCAGCTCCTGCTTCTCCTTTTCAAGCCTTGCCTTTTCTGCTTCCGAAAGCTCTTTGGCCCTTTCTTTGTACGCTATTTCCGCCTGTTTTTTGACTACCTCGTCCTCTTTTTTCAGGACCGCTGATCTCTCCTGCTCAAGCCTTTTGAGTTCCGGTATCTTTACCGCGACCTTCCTTAACACACGCCTGGAAAAAGAGATCTTCTGTTTCTCATGTTCTCCCGTGATCTCTATCTTGTTCTTTCCAATATCAAGAGGCACTTCAACGGAAAATATGCCGTCGGAGGCGACATATACATCCAGGCCGTTGACCTTGGCCCTTACCCCCTTTGCCTCTCCGCTGACCAAGACCCTGTCATTTTCGGTAGAGGATTCGTCCTGCGGAGAGAACACCTTCAAATACCTTATCTTTTTTTTCTTTTGCCAGCCGATTCCTCGGGAACATAAGATGCGGAAAATACCAGGCTGCCTCCCGTGGTGATCGAAGGGTTCATGGCCGCATCCAGTCTCCAGCCGTTAAAAATAAAGCCGGCCCCAAGGGTCAAACCTGTTTCCACCGTTTTTACACTAAGCCTCTGGTCTATGCCCGTCCTCAGGAACAGGGATTCGTTGGGACTCCATTCCGCGCCGGCATGCAGGATCAGAGGTCTGGTCCCCGAAGAGATAGAACCTTCAAGGTCTGCGGCAAGCAGCAGGCTGCCGGGGTAAGAATATCCCAGGTATGAACTGTCCCCGAACACCCTTGCGCTTGTACCGCCTCTTACGACAAGAGGGATCCCTTCTGAGTCTCCGCTGTTCCAGACAATGCTTCCTCCTCCCATGGCGCCTTTTGGCAGCGCGTTCTGAAGAACGGCTCCCAGACTCAACCAGCTGTTGGGAAAGGCAAGGACACTCAGGTCAAGGTCCCAGCCGGAACCGTTCTGTACAGAGACCGGGGTCTGCAGTTCTTCGTTAAGGAGCAGTTTGAGCCCGGCACCTATCGAATATCCCGGGAATTCTTTTGCATAGGTTATTGTGCCGTAGCTGTTCGAATTGGACACAAGCCCCCCCGGGGTGGAAAGGTCCTTGAACGACCTTGACACAAGCCCGAACCCGATGGTGCCTATATCGGTCGGATACACCTGCAGGATGGAGAGATTTTTTGCGTCCCTGAAAGAAAATGAGATCTCGCCAAGACCGGCCTGGGCCGCCGGATTATAAAAGACCGCGTTGCCGTCCTGAACTACAGCGGTAAAAGCGCCGCCCATCCCAAGAGGCCTGGCTCCTACAGAGATATCAAAAGCGTTGACCCCGTAGTCCGAAAGCGCAGCAGAAACCGCTGCCGGCGTAATCGCCGCCAGTACAGCAGCAAAAATCATGCGTGTCAGTGATCTGTTCATTTATAAAATATCCAGTTTTATCTGCCCTTCCGATGCTCCCCCCTTTTTGTCCCTGACGACAACAGGAATGGGAACACTGGAACTTTTGATGCCGGACGGGACCCTGATCTCCTTCATGAATATGAGATCACCGCTCTTAACATCCCCGCTGGTCCCGTTGTCGACAAGGATCTCTTTGGAGGTCCCTCCAAGCGCCGAAAGATCTGCGCTTACAGATTCTATGTCAGAAGCCCCGTCCTGGTCCTCAACTCTTACGGCAAGGACAGCTGCCCCTCCCGGCCTTACGGCAAATGGATATGAGATACTGCTCAATATGATCGGGGGCCTGTTCAAGGCAAATACACGCAGCCTTGCTGTATCAGAAGAAGACAGCCCCCATTTGTTAACTGCCGCTACCTGTATGATTTTTGCTCCCGCGGGTATTTCCGTCCCTACCGGAAAAGTTAGAGAAAAGATCCCATCCCCGGCAGCCGCATCCCCGTGGCTTTCGTCATCATACATGACAGCATCAGCCGGGCCTCCCAGCTGCCTCATGTCAGCCTTGACGACAACCACTTCTGGAGTGCCGACTTCAGATACCACCTTTGCGTAAAGACCCACCTTTGTAACCCCGTCGGCATAAACTGCATCCGGGCTTGCCTTTGCCGTGACAGCCGGGGCAATGTTAACCTCGCACAAGACCTTTTCGTCAAATCCTTTGCTCCAGTCATGAACAAGACTGATCTTGTTCCTGGCCTCTTTTATCCTTGAGATCATGTTGGCGGCTTCCGCCCTTGTCATGTTCCTGTCAATATCGTACACCTTTGCCCTCTGGGAAATTCCTATGATATAACCTTCTTCAATGGCAGCTTGCAGGTTCTCTTTCTTAACCTGATCAAGGTAGGCTTCTATCGTATCCGACTGAGACTTTTCCAGGACCGGCTGTATGCCGACCGCTTTTGTCAGATAGTAGCCCGCATCCGATCTCGAAAGAGGTTCGTCGATCCCGAACAGACCTCCCGGCAGCGGATCCATATAGCCTTTGCCAAGGACGGCATAAATGTAAGGCGACCTCCAGTGCTCCGGAGGAACATCCGGCAGCAGAGTGTAGGAGAACTGGCCCAGCGGCAGGCCCTTTGCGCGGCAGAGCCAGGTGGCAAACTCTCCCCTGGTAACCAGTTCATCGGGCATAAAGCTGCCGTCGGGAAAAGCCTCAACGATCCCCGCCGTTGCCATTTCCGAAACGACCTTCCTGGCCCAGTGCAGCCTCCCAAGATAGAGCTCTTCCATATCCGGATATTTTATTGTCCTGAGCATCCTGCTTTCCACTATCTGTTTTTTGCCCGATGCCTCCAGGGCGCTTATCCTGGCCAGGTTCTTTCCGCTCCTTAATATCAGCGCCGCTTCAAACCGTCCGTTCTCTTTTTGCGGGACCTTCCTGCCGTTGACTGTCAAAAGCACCGACCTGTTCGAGGGTTTGATCCTGCCCTGCAGCAGCACCAGGTCGCTTGAAGCCGTGTATTTTGCTGGAGGATGCTGAACAGTTATCACCTCAAGAGGCTTGTCAAGAGTAGTCTTTTTGGGCTTTGCGGCTAGACCGGGAGCCTGAAATAAAACCTGCACTGCAAGACCGCACACCGGCAGTGAAAATAAAAGGGCTGAAAACAGCTTTTTCATTGGGAAAATTATAGCACAGGGACGGTGTTTTTCAAATAAAAACGCCATGATCGGGCAAGGCATCTTAAGCCTTATGCTATAATCTAAAATTAGGAGGAAGGATTTACCGTTGTTCCTTAAAAACCTGACAATAAAAGGCTTTAAGACCTTTGCGGAAAAAACTTCACTTGATTTTGACCCTTCCAGCGCTATAACAGGCATTGTGGGGCCTAACGGCTGCGGAAAATCCAATGTGATAGATGCCGTACGGTTCGTGATAGGAGAACAGAGCATAAAAGAAATGCGCGGCGAGAGCCTGGACCAGCTGATCTTTGCCGGAACCTCGCTTAAGAAAGCCCTTTCCATGGCTGAAGTCTCTATCACAATAGACAACGCGGACGGAAAGATGAAGACGGACTTTAGCGAAGTTTTCATAAAAAGGCGCATTTTCAGGTCCGGGGAGAGCGAGTTTTTCCTCAACAAGAACCCCTGCAGGCTCAAGGACATAAAGGAACTCTTCCTTGATACGGGCATAGGCGGCGGGGCTTACTCTATAATCAACCAGGGTCAGGTGGATTCCATCCTTCTTTCAAAACCGGAGGACAGGAGGCAGCTTTTTGAAGAGGCCGCCGGCATCGGCAAATACAAGTTCAGGAAAAGGGCCTCCGAGCGCAGGTTGATAGCCACGGAGCAGAACCTTTTGAGGGTTAACGATCTGAGAGGAGAGATCAAGGATGCCATAGCGACCCTTGCCTCGCAGGCCGAAAAAGCAAGAGAGTACACTGCGCTGAAAGAAGAGCTTAAGAACATAGAGATAGGACTTTCGAAAAGGGTCCTCAAAAGCCTGAAGGAGCGCAAAGACAACTGCCTGGCCAGGATAGACGAACTTGAGAGCAAAAGCAGCGGGGCCATGAGCGATGTTGAAAAAGATGAGAAAGAAAGGGTCCGCCTTAAAGACCGGATCAGGGCCATAGAAGCCTCAACGGACGAGACCCGGCAGGAGTCCTCTAAGCTGAGAGAAAAAATCGAGTCCGCAAAGAGCACCGTGGCCATCAACAGGGAGCGTTCGCTCCAGCTTAAGGAACGGATATCTGCCCTTAAGAACGAGGCCGCCTCCATTGAGGACGGGATATCTCAGAGGAAACCCAGGCTTGAGGAAAAAGAAGCTTCCCTTGCCGGCCTTACCGAGGGTTTCGGAGCTTCTAAGCGGGTGCTTGAAGAAGCGGAAAAGAACTTTGCCTCAATTTCCTCAAAGATCGAGGAGTCCATCGGCTTTTGGAACTCGCTTAAGAACCCCGTCGTAGAAAAAGAGATGGAGCTTTCCTCAAAAAAACACAGGATCTCGGAACTGGAACTGGAGATCAAGTTCGCAAGACAATCGCTTGAGCAGGACACCTCCTTTGCCGAAAACCTCAGCGGCCTTAAGAGCGACATAGAGTTCATAGAGAAAGAGCTGCTCTTGGTGCCTTCGGTGGAGCAATCGCTCATCGGCCGCATCTCGGAGAGAAAGCTTGAGATCAACAAAAAGATAGAGATAGAGCTGTCCATACTTAAGGAAAGCATCGATAAGAAGGCGGCAAGGGTAAGAGAACTGGAATCCGCAGCTGCAGAGGAAGGCATCAAGCTTGAGGAGATAAGGTCGGGGGCAAGCAAAGCCGCCGAAAAATGCTCGGAGATGGAGCAAAAAACAAAGGAACTTACGCTGCAGAAGGAAAAAGCGATCCTGGAGCTGGCGGAGATAAGGGCCGGCTTTAAGAACTATGAGCAGACATATGCCTCAAAAAAAGAAGAGATAGAGAACCTGAGAACAGAGCTCTCCTATCTTGTGCGCCAGGCCGAAGAAAAGAACGCCTCGACTTTAGACCTTTCCTCCAGGCTGGAGAGCTGCGAAAAAGAAGCCCTCGAACTTGAAGCAAGCCTGCCCTCGCTAAAAGAGGACGAAGAGCGGCTTGCCGCAAGCCTGCAGGAACTCGTCAAGGAAAAAGGGTCCTTGAACGGCCTTCTGGAAGAACTGGAGGCAAAGATGAGGTCGGTTTCGGGAGAGGACCGGGCCCTTAGGGACAACCTTTCAAGGGAGCAGGTGACCCTGGCCAAGATAGAGGGCGAGTGGCAGACAACGGAGGCGCTGCTTCGCGAGGAGTACGGCCTTACTGTCGAGGAAGTGGAAAAAAGCGATCTTGAAAGCCCTTCCAATATGGGGAAAGCCAAGGAGGAGACCGAAGGTCTCAAAGCAAGGATACGGGCGCTTGGAGCGGTCAACCTGCTGGCAATAGAAGAATACGAAGCTTCCAAGGACCGCCTTTCTTTTATAGAAAGCCAGTACGCGGACCTCGTTTCGGCAAGGGACAATCTTAACACACTGATCAGACAGCTTGATAAAGAAGCCAGGGAAAGTTTTCTTGCAAACCTCGAGTCCGTAAGCGCGCATTTTACCGAGATCTTCTCCAGCCTGTTCGAGGGCGGCGAGGCAAAGATAACCCTGCTGGAAGGCGACCCGCTTGAGGCGGGAATAGAGATAATGGCCAAACCCTCCGGAAAAAAATGGCTCTCCCTTTCGCTGATGTCTGGCGGAGAGAAAGCCCTTACCGCTATTGCCCTTCTGTTCGCGCTGATGAAGACCCGCCCGTCCCCGTTCTGCTTTATGGACGAAGTGGACGCCGCGCTTGACGAAATAAATGTCCTGCGCTTTACCAGGATGCTACGGGACTTTTCCCGGCATTCCCAGATAATAGTGATCACGCACAGCAAAAGGACCATGTCAGCGGCGGACACTCTTTACGGAGTGACAATGGAAGAGCCGGGGATCTCTAAAGTTGTTTCGATGAAATTAGTAAAGGTGGCGGATTAACATAAGATCCTTATTCTTGTCGCTTGTAATCGCTCTTGTTCTCTGCGGGGCCTGCCCTGCTTTTGACAAGGTATTTACCAGACGCCTTGACGAAGGCGTCGATTACACTCACATCGTAAGGACCATGCCTTCCGGGCAAATTCTCAGCATTCACGCGGTAAAGCTTGACCTTGCCTCCGGTTCCTTTGAGGTCTTCCCCGCCCTGGCCAGAGAGACCGTAGGCAGGCTGGAATCCGTGGATTCCATCGCAAAAAGGTATGGCGCCCTTGTGGCGGTAAACGGCTCCTTTTTTAAGAGGAGCAGGCCTTATCTGCCTCTGGGGCTGCTGGTGATAAACGGCAGTGTGATAACAAAATCCCTCCTCAACAGGTCAGCTGTAGGAATATCCAACGACAAAGAGGTAAAATTCGGGATCCCGAGATTTGTGGGAAAGATAATCAACAAAGAAACAGGGGAGGAACTAGAGATATGGGGCATGAACAGGCCCCGCAAGGAACACGAAATAATAATCTACACCCCCGAATATGGGGCCTCGACCCGTACCAATGAGAATGGCGTAGAACTCATTATCGAAGATGACAGAGTGTTCGGCATCTCGTCCGGCAATTCGCCTATACCGGACAACGGATATGTCATTTCTTTCCACGGTTGGACAAGGGACTATTCTAACACGCTTCCTCCCGGAGCCAATGTCGAGGCCAGATACAGCCTTTCCGAAGGCTGGGAAAGCATAGACCACGTCATAACAGCGGGCCCCAGGCTGGTAGAAAATTCTGCCAATGTTTCCGGGGCCTGCGTCAGGGACGAATATTGCGGCAGCGACCTTATTGGAAGGAATGCCCGTTCGGCAATAGGAATGACATTAGATAACAAATTGCTCATTGTTGTATCAGAAGGCAATTCTGCAAGGCGCAACAAAAGAAGAAAAGGCTTAACTTATCACGAGCTTGCCGAAACGCTTATCGTACTGGGTGCAAAGGACGCCATCGCTCTTGACGGCGGCAGCTCTTCAACGCTGTTCTTAAAGGACAGGGTTGTCAATATCCCCTCGGACGGTTTTCAGCAGGGCGTAAGCAACGCGCTATTGGTTAAGCTTGGGAAGAGATAAGATTCGTCTTCTGGCCAAAGAGATAATTTTTTATCACTATTCAATCTTGTCAGACTTTTCCAAATTACACTTTGCACATAATATTCGGATATTTTTCTCAGTCATACTTGTTCCCCCTTTTGAAAAAGGCAAATCGTGGTCGAAATGTAAATTCTTTGTTGAGCCGCACTTTACACACTTTCCTTTGTCTCTTTTCCACACTATCTTTTTTATCTCACTCGGTATTAGTCTAGTGTGTTTCAAATCAATAAGGCTCTTTGTTTCAATGTCCTGACTGTCTGACAACCTTAGAAGAAATACGAATACTTTCCTTTTCCCATCATACTTAATAGCGTAATCAACCAAGTCGAAAAAACCTTTTAAAGACCATACCCCGGGAAGTATTTTTTCATAACTTTTACCCTCTCGCTATTTGCAGTCCCATTTTTATACTTCTCTATCGCTTCAATGAATTTCCCATTTTGCGTCAATGTTCCTATTCTGGTAGTTCTTGGTTGATCCAGCATTTTAGGGTTCATTTCATAAGAAGTTTTTGGCTCGTCGTGGCCTTCATACTCAATCGTTATGCCATCCTCAAGAACCTTGTCAGAATATGGCGCGTTCAATCGGCGAGACATAAGAATGACAGAATAATTGGGCCTCATCCTAAAGTTCATCCCTCTTTGCAAGGTCTGTACATTTTCAAGATCGCACATCTCTCGGTAAGAATATATTTGGTCAGGCATATTCATATTGTTACAGCTATTCTATATACAAGCATCCCCGCACATTTAAAATCATTATGAATTAGAGAGTTTAAACCTGCAAGAGGGATTAGCTTGCTGGCGGTCGGTAGGCGTCAATCCGCTGTGCAGACGATCTCCTTGAGGACGCAAATTGAGACAGACCCCTCCGGGCAATTCTTCTTCTACTTTTCTTGCATCGGCAAGAAATCCCTCGCAGGCTCGGGATAAAATCCGCAAAAGAAACTCGCGGGGGCTCTGCCCCCAGCTCCCCCGCAAGCGCCGTAATTCCCTCGCCCGCACCTTTCGACAAGCTCAGGGCAAGCTCGCTCGGTTCCAACGGCGCTTGAGCAACCAAGATACTAATATGCCTGCATAGCCTATATTTCTTAAAGAACTCACAGATAATGGCGATTGCCGTTCCGGGCGACGACACAAAGAATGAATAATAGGAAAGACTCTAAACATTCGATACTAAACGAGTCCGTATGAGGACTCGATATGTGCCTGGAGGAGCTTACGGCAATCGCGGGATTGTTAAGGGCGGAGCCCTTAACGAGTTTCTTTTCTGTCCACTTTTCTTTTCGACAAAAGAAAAGTGGACATGCCTGTTTGTGTCAGGCGCCAAAATTGCTGTTAACACGGCTAAAGGGGGCTTTTTATGAAAAAACGGAACTGGTCACAAATTGTGACCGGTTCAAGAGGCTTAAGCATTCCTCTTCGAATCCATACGTTTTTACCGAGTATGGAATAGCTATGCTCTCCAGCATCCTTAAAAGCGAAAAGGCTATTCAAGTTAATATATTGATCATGCGGACTTTTACTAAAATAAGGACTTTGTTATCAACGCACAAAGAATTGTTTCAAAAACTTCAATTATTGGAACACAAGATAGAACGCCACGAAGAGGATATTATCAGCATTCTAAATGCCATAAGGCACATCGCCAAAGAAGAATCAAAGCCTAAAGGCAAATTCGGGTTTGTTCCTGAAAACAGCCCCTAGATCCCGGCGTCCTTCTTAAGC
This genomic interval carries:
- a CDS encoding phosphodiester glycosidase family protein: MSLVIALVLCGACPAFDKVFTRRLDEGVDYTHIVRTMPSGQILSIHAVKLDLASGSFEVFPALARETVGRLESVDSIAKRYGALVAVNGSFFKRSRPYLPLGLLVINGSVITKSLLNRSAVGISNDKEVKFGIPRFVGKIINKETGEELEIWGMNRPRKEHEIIIYTPEYGASTRTNENGVELIIEDDRVFGISSGNSPIPDNGYVISFHGWTRDYSNTLPPGANVEARYSLSEGWESIDHVITAGPRLVENSANVSGACVRDEYCGSDLIGRNARSAIGMTLDNKLLIVVSEGNSARRNKRRKGLTYHELAETLIVLGAKDAIALDGGSSSTLFLKDRVVNIPSDGFQQGVSNALLVKLGKR
- a CDS encoding S-layer homology domain-containing protein; this encodes MFSPQDESSTENDRVLVSGEAKGVRAKVNGLDVYVASDGIFSVEVPLDIGKNKIEITGEHEKQKISFSRRVLRKVAVKIPELKRLEQERSAVLKKEDEVVKKQAEIAYKERAKELSEAEKARLEKEKQELLARQERLEKEKQAVEQKKAKAESKKQTLEGLATLGVIQIPAKKEFEAEERITRAELAVWLVRARSLDLARVDRAPFPDVPADSWSAPYIKTVAQIGLMKPFADGKFHPQEGIRESEGMEILKKFDELKR
- a CDS encoding S-layer homology domain-containing protein, giving the protein MKKLFSALLFSLPVCGLAVQVLFQAPGLAAKPKKTTLDKPLEVITVQHPPAKYTASSDLVLLQGRIKPSNRSVLLTVNGRKVPQKENGRFEAALILRSGKNLARISALEASGKKQIVESRMLRTIKYPDMEELYLGRLHWARKVVSEMATAGIVEAFPDGSFMPDELVTRGEFATWLCRAKGLPLGQFSYTLLPDVPPEHWRSPYIYAVLGKGYMDPLPGGLFGIDEPLSRSDAGYYLTKAVGIQPVLEKSQSDTIEAYLDQVKKENLQAAIEEGYIIGISQRAKVYDIDRNMTRAEAANMISRIKEARNKISLVHDWSKGFDEKVLCEVNIAPAVTAKASPDAVYADGVTKVGLYAKVVSEVGTPEVVVVKADMRQLGGPADAVMYDDESHGDAAAGDGIFSLTFPVGTEIPAGAKIIQVAAVNKWGLSSSDTARLRVFALNRPPIILSSISYPFAVRPGGAAVLAVRVEDQDGASDIESVSADLSALGGTSKEILVDNGTSGDVKSGDLIFMKEIRVPSGIKSSSVPIPVVVRDKKGGASEGQIKLDIL
- a CDS encoding HNH endonuclease signature motif containing protein, with protein sequence MWKRDKGKCVKCGSTKNLHFDHDLPFSKGGTSMTEKNIRILCAKCNLEKSDKIE
- a CDS encoding AAA family ATPase, encoding MFLKNLTIKGFKTFAEKTSLDFDPSSAITGIVGPNGCGKSNVIDAVRFVIGEQSIKEMRGESLDQLIFAGTSLKKALSMAEVSITIDNADGKMKTDFSEVFIKRRIFRSGESEFFLNKNPCRLKDIKELFLDTGIGGGAYSIINQGQVDSILLSKPEDRRQLFEEAAGIGKYKFRKRASERRLIATEQNLLRVNDLRGEIKDAIATLASQAEKAREYTALKEELKNIEIGLSKRVLKSLKERKDNCLARIDELESKSSGAMSDVEKDEKERVRLKDRIRAIEASTDETRQESSKLREKIESAKSTVAINRERSLQLKERISALKNEAASIEDGISQRKPRLEEKEASLAGLTEGFGASKRVLEEAEKNFASISSKIEESIGFWNSLKNPVVEKEMELSSKKHRISELELEIKFARQSLEQDTSFAENLSGLKSDIEFIEKELLLVPSVEQSLIGRISERKLEINKKIEIELSILKESIDKKAARVRELESAAAEEGIKLEEIRSGASKAAEKCSEMEQKTKELTLQKEKAILELAEIRAGFKNYEQTYASKKEEIENLRTELSYLVRQAEEKNASTLDLSSRLESCEKEALELEASLPSLKEDEERLAASLQELVKEKGSLNGLLEELEAKMRSVSGEDRALRDNLSREQVTLAKIEGEWQTTEALLREEYGLTVEEVEKSDLESPSNMGKAKEETEGLKARIRALGAVNLLAIEEYEASKDRLSFIESQYADLVSARDNLNTLIRQLDKEARESFLANLESVSAHFTEIFSSLFEGGEAKITLLEGDPLEAGIEIMAKPSGKKWLSLSLMSGGEKALTAIALLFALMKTRPSPFCFMDEVDAALDEINVLRFTRMLRDFSRHSQIIVITHSKRTMSAADTLYGVTMEEPGISKVVSMKLVKVAD